The region GGTCGACGACATGGCCTGGATCGACAACGGTCCCGGCTGGGTCGGCGTCGACCTCGGGACCGCCCGGGCCGTGCTCGACGTCGTGCCCGACATCGCGGCCTTCACCGACCTCAAGGTGACCGTCGTGGGGCGCCACAAGGCGGCGAGGGCCGCCGAGCTGGACGCGGACGTCGAGGTGAGGGCGTTCTTCGCCGACGGACGTGACTTCGCCGAGGACCCCGTCACCGGCAGCGCCAACGCCGGGCTCGCCCAGTGGCTGGTCGGCACCGGCGCGCTGCCGTCGTCGTACACCTCCCGGCAGGGGAGCGCGATCGGCCGCGAGGGCCGGGTGCGGATCGAGGCCGACGGTGACCGCGTGTGGGTCTCCGGCGACGCGGTCACCCGCATCGCCGGCGAGGTCGACCTCTAGAGCGCCCGCTCGCGGACGTTGTCGTCCTCCCACGCGTCGCCGATGTGGAACCGCTTGGTGCCGACGACCTCGAAGCCGTGCCGTGCGTAGAACGCGTTGGCCCGGCCGTTCTCCTCGCTGACGCCGAGCCAGGCGCCTCGGGCGCTGCTCGCCCGGGCCGCCTCGAGCGTGGCCGACATCAGCTGCGCCGCGACCCCGGAGCCGTGGTGGTCGGGGTGCACGTAGAACCGCTCCAGCGCGATGGTCGGCCGCAGCGTGATCGCGTCCTGCACGTCGGGGTCGTCCGGCTC is a window of Nocardioides oleivorans DNA encoding:
- a CDS encoding GNAT family N-acetyltransferase, whose product is MTVTVRRAHQDDADGLSRLAALTFPLACTPETSEEFLATHIATRLDPATFRRQLAHPAHVVLLAEPAPSKDPIGYTMLIGGEPDDPDVQDAITLRPTIALERFYVHPDHHGSGVAAQLMSATLEAARASSARGAWLGVSEENGRANAFYARHGFEVVGTKRFHIGDAWEDDNVRERAL